Proteins co-encoded in one Lasioglossum baleicum chromosome 3, iyLasBale1, whole genome shotgun sequence genomic window:
- the LOC143207205 gene encoding uncharacterized protein LOC143207205 isoform X8 gives MSKATDDDERRRRSLEAGREMLEKYKAERINKVKGTGHGQMDEASDDESFRIDKSIGHRESYVHEGASSRDMTQSSVSMSEGEADGDLEGLAGRVAQLEEMLQGKEAIVEALHAEIDHLRAEPSSPNSSQSQNSSIHGRDMISLYHTKLQEFEKAINKRDNLIEELTWSLQQALSARDNLVTQLNSLNAIEIPDRGRAGTVNCANMQDKIDALEASLRDQRSIIEELNGQLIQMQETRTAEIGDYKLQINNLNEQIRLGAADKNLNVAETMELQKQYEARVDKIKQDTQHILEKLTTERNANDARHQQELKEVAAKHEAEIMNIQEKYEERLKQFKDENKLLADRLNKELPDLETKHAKELSVFQAQMGHYKKTVEALKLELVNRSESQQTAQAELNLYKGKVIELKIQSENARHMQQLEHQKEKEMLGEQIKLHKLQLEEITSKYVTATAILESKESIERSLEQALTNAATLKGENDSLKFKLDDLSSRYSAAQSLIENSQAHERTLSTRIFGLEKSLSRLSGINASTFSELNETAYQSFDEIAIQYHMTRQKLEEKAELEKLLTDKIENLEDEVRKTKEELEQANLTKKSYEKQLKDTRNMCDKYMSELCSLKNHGSDGQSCLQTELPDQQQNKLSSQSKRDSSLDKTEEDQQEMKKLKISLEHRETELAESARKVQELSEKCEKSEEECRQLKNGLAAAWAQCAEVEEKLNQTLALNESKLDFSAPTLSSYDGASTKRMKFGRTDFANDTTVNVSRDQTTDANRLLYEDNDSSDTDVASSLRAKLASTLHENERLVKELESLLEKQVDYDQVKDKAKHCSTLADNLTAEKHRAETENEALRRELRSVHSLKESANQLRAEKDSLRMEIDALICVHNEQISAIKAETASEIRKVQSLVLGVNDGSTELRDLKTELEMRHAREMEELRTYFEQKCLLMEKQYSEEIFSQQSKKMSDNDSEIADLTEGLYFGGAGDCMNASNLSERSSRVASPLADEPSKHISNGFNKSELETTVKALQQQLQNKIIEVQEVKLYYEKALDEQKNRYERELYDNREPERLEFLRDMVTRHCQTEWDAGALESGELTQLRAAYNHQLEEQIALAKLDIVNALQEQMQALLSVESDVDDIWSPELLELRDRLTGNAKREMQLLKDAHAAEVQRLKEEYSRNVARMIDRHQDELNKIRDDSDLNKVLSQDADPVVALDERNSLHRTCATLKTLVEELLKYFLVCEEEVNNTLIGEVLKRQSRDSVGSENQLDNVAKEKVEKSKTEEPDGKSSSSRSRIQRVHFAPQTTEIISIMNSDNDTLPTILRERNDIAEKLRQELNSCVRRLKSESAEILSTTNCNDGDQADCPAKKVDWINRMNEQLTLKLHEAESMILNYQEEMEQLKLTVLDLQRKLINVENKKEVITEGYGENDDVGVEITLQDFSHLQEKARHVLSNGGGDCTVLLQLIEELCRQSDKLMEDARREKEDLQLQIEAADKQLKATRRFLDEQASEREVERDEAAKQIHLLQEQLKEREREKGRDLRITSEVEALESQMREMSSLMSDTEAKKVETESELKAAIDKIWVLRDIITDLEQQLEVKSEKEESLQLQIGQLETVIAAQTKNQQELVQELDAIKMGIESKQLNEHINHLQEELRKHKLSSEQFTVNSTALKQMKSELREMQVQLDKRIKELESVHMCSSNLSLSQPSEDVSIREQIDATRCPTPDDPTSPPMLPLDQLLKVKEKMIKHARAEEVAFKRIKDLEMQVVALKNQNEELQAEQEILQQTTSEQLYQIEAMRGRLEQHKQNAPFAQRQATSRLELQLHEANTKFQSLECVIAEKDLELRDAQSQLDRVNQLLQEKEAEIANVVQVERTAIQKLREHLEIVEEENRILQAKVGVQEHSQLELPRLIDSMLADKNEEIDHLKDQLSKKEKQLELYCSLNLDETQLKELIRQTEPKNSARTLSDILSIHSECEETTEAVRAASSTQMLPNISTLKIPAAFASVKIVDDSAAVPLDISTTTTGTGTATATVNSNSTDKIGLRVPPLDLGSRSHSLSAMSNQQSSEMDLLQHGELNSRTTSEENDTTTDEKEDGRESSVKESGKVDESLVPSACVVSVKHAQTSINESIKEIEKLENQLEAVREELRTKSEILEKRETDLLSLQKLYNELQTELKEVVETLSRDKCFYQNQYELSSASENKIKKDLLEVENVLKLRTAEIQEQKSKMQINEKIITELNSENNKLRVDMKEKEQEHAHELERMRNATLEKDKRLHEFNAKNELLKQEIVECQHEIQRLTEGLNNRDQTIRRLEEMVRRISFSGASSPSNEKDEEIHHLQEYLKEKDKVIRQMNDDSKSLHRALETIQNKMKESGNVVELRRKLKEEQKLNVELRNEIDKLSKELSDLKLAAQRSQDDTDIEDMVQRELNLSAHLDRRLMNAIESDQEDGVCRVENQLQTREHPEAVERSSELKLQLSQANRICDELKKLKDDLEIEKGMLKCQIAEYEGRIFQLKSDLEEECKKVAKLNEELFSEKNLIRNLKIQIEKEHRSMESGHVQDSELIEYLQNKLKTSLDNERKLRNDLSMLRQEHKSIEIQLSLMKEHVQSQKSTDELPKLADLLETERKKYLSMTESFEKEERNNAELKDTLRKLQTEKNRFEMQLEMEVEEKEKLISNLVLVDGIKEHLQTDLSRTKEEMKAREEECEWLQKRIKTMSDAESRRQEQRTSEHNQLKELRREIINTREVMVDLEADMKQSKRELTESLDRELKLAEEVETLRETKTNLLKKLFAVQDEEKKLRDTIAELQQELRSPAERELEFTKESKSRYAGDKNTSTKLFQKIKDLSDSNTKYLNEKSMLQEKLVKALEDKEQLGQRVKLLESRVRRGTESHDANLAISGDYTDKLMHFYGKYMRAHSRRKALTFQKRYLLSVIGSYQISEENTLSILAQLTSEQRSYTTVGRHKKSPKVRFKSAVVVLISIHRMKWLIVRSSAGRRIGVKPLLWNVDQSYVPVPKIAMNHSPPVRDSHPVNDDANFDGYALEHYQRLRNIQQTLGLAMAESGNRQIQPE, from the exons ATGAGCAAAGCGACGGACGATGATGAACGCAGAAGACGCTCTTTGGAAGCAGGCAGAGAAATG CTGGAGAAGTACAAGGCGGAAAGAATTAATAAAGTCAAAGGCACGGGTCATGGCCAGATGGACGAAGCATCCGACGACGAATCTTTTCGTATCGATAAATCCATCGGACACAGAGAGTCTTAC GTGCACGAGGGTGCTTCGTCGAGGGACATGACCCAAAGTAGCGTTAGTATGAGCGAAGGAGAAGCCGACGGCGACTTGGAAGGACTCGCCGGGAGGGTGGCTCAGTTGGAAGAGATGCTACAAGGGAAGGAAGCTATAGTCGAAGCTTTGCACGCCGAGATAGACCACTTACGTGCCGAGCCTTCGTCCCCCAATTCTTCGCAGAGTCAGAACAGTAGTATACACGGCAGAGATATGATCTCATTGTATCATACAAAG TTGCAGGAATTCGAGAAAGCGATAAATAAACGCGACAATTTGATAGAAGAGTTGACGTGGTCTTTGCAGCAAGCATTATCTGCCAGAGATAATCTCGTTACTCAGCTAAATTCTCTGAATGCCATAGAAATTCCGGACAGAGGTCGTGCCGGTACGGTAAATTGCGCAAACATGCAGGACAAG ATCGACGCTTTGGAAGCCAGTTTGCGCGACCAAAGATCGATTATAGAGGAATTGAACGGGCAGTTGATACAGATGCAAGAGACACGAACTGCCGAGATCGGCGATTACAAATTGCAAATAAACAACCTGAACGAACAGATTCGTTTGGGTGCAGCTGACAAGAATTTGAATGTCGCCGAGACTATGGAACTGCAAAAGCAGTACGAGGCGCGCGTCGATAAAATCAAGCAGGACACGCAAcatattttagaaaaattgacAACCGAGAGAAACGCAAACGACGCGCGGCATCAACAAGAGTTAAAA GAGGTGGCTGCGAAACACGAAGCGGAAATAATGAACATTCAAGAGAAGTACGAGGAACGGTTGAAACAGTTCAAGGATGAAAATAAACTGCTGGCTGATCGTTTGAACAAAGAGTTGCCCGATCTGGAAACCAAAcacgccaaagaactgtccgtATTTCAGGCACAAATGGGTCATTACAAGAAAACCGTTGAGGCTCTGAAGCTCGAATTGGTAAATCGATCAGAGTCCCAGCAAACGGCACAGGCCGAACTGAATCTATACAAAGGAAAAGTGATCGAGCTGAAAATTCAATCGGAGAACGCACGGCACATGCAACAATTGGAACatcagaaagagaaagaaatgcTGGGCGAACAGATCAAGCTGCACAAGCTACAGTTGGAAGAGATTACGTCGAAATATGTTACCGCGACCGCGATTCTAGAATCGAAAGAGAGCATCGAACGTTCCCTCGAACAGGCCCTGACGAATGCCGCGACACTGAAGGGCGAGAACGAcagtttaaagtttaaactTGACGACTTATCGTCGAGATACTCCGCGGCTCAGTCGTTGATCGAAAATAGTCAAGCGCACGAACGAACGCTGAGCACTCGAATTTTCGGCCTAGAAAAATCCTTGTCCAGACTGAGCGGTATAAACGCGAGTACGTTCAGTGAACTAAACGAAACCGCTTATCAAAGTTTCGACGAAATTGCGATTCAGTATCACATGACGAGACAGAAACTCGAGGAGAAAGCGGAACTGGAGAAGCTTCTGACCGATAAAATCGAGAATCTCGAGGACGAGGTTCGGAAGACAAAGGAGGAGCTAGAGCAAGCAAATCTGACGAAAAAGTCGTACGAAAAGCAATTAAAGGACACGAGGAACATGTGCGACAAGTACATGTCCGAACTTTGCTCGTTGAAAAACCATGGCTCGGACGGACAGAGTTGTTTGCAAACAGAGTTGCCCGACCAGcaacaaaataaattgtctagtCAAAGCAAGAGAGATTCTTCGTTGGATAAAACCGAGGAAGACCAACAGGAGATGAAAAAACTGAAAATCAGTCTGGAGCATAGGGAAACAGAACTTGCGGAGTCTGCGAGAAAGGTGCAGGAGCTGTCGGAGAAATGCGAGAAGTCCGAAGAGGAATGTCGCCAGCTAAAAAATGGACTGGCCGCTGCTTGGGCTCAGTGCGCCGAGGTAGAAGAGAAGTTGAATCAAACGTTGGCTTTGAACGAGAGCAAACTCGATTTCTCTGCACCAACGTTGTCCAGTTACGACGGTGCGTCGACGAAGCGAATGAAATTTGGTAGAACCGATTTCGCGAACGATACCACCGTCAACGTTTCGCGCGATCAAACTACGGACGCCAACAGGCTTCTCTACGAGGACAACGATTCGTCGGACACCGACGTGGCATCGTCGTTACGGGCGAAGCTGGCGTCGACTTTGCACGAAAACGAAAGATTGGTCAAGGAACTGGAATCTTTGCTGGAAAAGCAAGTCGATTACGATCAAGTTAAGGACAAAGCGAAACACTGTTCCACACTGGCGGATAATTTGACAGCCGAGAAACACCGTGCCGAAACGGAGAACGAGGCTCTGAGGCGAGAACTGAGGAGCGTGCACTCGTTAAAAGAGTCCGCGAATCAACTGCGAGCGGAGAAAGATTCGTTGAGAATGGAAATCGATGCGTTGATTTGCGTTCACAATGAACAAATAAGCGCGATCAAAGCCGAGACCGCCTCGGAAATTAGGAAAGTTCAGTCGTTGGTGTTGGGCGTGAATGACGGTAGCACGGAACTGCGTGATCTCAAAACGGAATTGGAGATGCGGCACGCCagggaaatggaagagttgCGGACGTATTTCGAGCAGAAATGTCTGCTGATGGAGAAGCAATACTCGGAGGAGATTTTCAGTCAACAATCGAAGAAAATGTCCGACAACGACAGCGAAATAGCCGACTTGACGGAAGGGTTGTATTTCGGCGGTGCCGGGGACTGTATGAACGCTTCGAATCTTTCCGAACGTAGTTCGAGGGTTGCTTCTCCGTTAGCGGACGAACCGTCGAAACACATTAGCAACGGCTTCAACAAGTCCGAGCTCGAGACAACCGTCAAGGCGTTGCAGCAACAACTGCAGAACAAAATAATAGAGGTCCAGGAGGTGAAACTGTATTACGAGAAGGCGTTGGACGAACAGAAGAACAGATACGAAAGGGAATTGTACGATAACAGGGAACCAGAGAGACTGGAATTTCTACGAGATATGGTAACTCGG CATTGTCAAACAGAGTGGGATGCGGGTGCGTTGGAAAGCGGTGAATTAACGCAACTGCGAGCAGCCTACAACCATCAATTGGAAGAACAGATCGCACTCGCTAAGTTGGATATTGTCAATGCGCTTCAAGAACAGATGCAG GCTCTCCTGTCGGTTGAGTCGGACGTTGACGACATTTGGTCGCCAGAGTTGCTAGAATTACGCGACAGACTGACCGGTAATGCGAAACGCGAGATGCAGCTGCTGAAAGATGCTCATGCCGCGGAAGTGCAACGACTTAAGGAGGAATACTCGCGCAACGTAGCCAGAATGATAGACCGTCATCAAGATgaactgaataaaattcgagACGATTCCGATTTGAACAAAGTCTTGTCCCAGGATGCGGATCCAGTTGTTGCTCTGGACGAGAG AAATAGTTTGCATAGAACTTGTGCCACTCTGAAGACGTTGGTCGAAGAgctgttaaaatattttctcgtaTGCGAAGAGGAAGTGAACAATACTCTGATCGGCGAAGTTCTCAAAAGACAATCGCGCGATAGCGTCGGTAGCGAGAATCAATTAGACAACGTCGCCAAGGAAAAAGTTGAAAAGTCGAAGACCGAAGAACCCGATGGTAAATCGAGTTCCTCTCGGTCGAGGATTCAGCGAGTTCACTTCGCTCCGCAAACCACAGAAATAATATCCATAATGAACAGTGATAACGATACCTTGCCAACGATATTGCGAGAACGGAACGACATTGCCGAGAAACTCAGACAAGAATTGAATAGCTGCGTGCGACGTTTAAAGTCCGAGAGCGCCGAGATTCTCTCGACCACTAATTGCAACGACGGAGATCAAGCCGACTGTCCCGCGAAAAAAGTAGACTGGATCAATCGGATGAACGAACAGCTGACTCTGAAGCTGCACGAAGCGGAATCGATGATCCTGAACTACCAAGAGGAAATGGAACAGCTGAAACTCACCGTCCTCGATCTTCAAAGAAAGCTGATCAATGTAGAGAACAAGAAGGAGGTAATTACCGAAGGTTACGGAGAGAACGACGATGTTGGCGTAGAAATTACCTTGCAAGACTTTTCGCATCTACAGGAGAAAG CGAGACACGTATTGTCGAACGGAGGAGGAGATTGTACAGTCTTGTTGCAACTGATAGAGGAATTGTGTAGACAGAGCGACAAGTTGATGGAGGATGCTAGGAGGGAGAAGGAAGACTTGCAGCTGCAG ATCGAGGCAGCGGATAAACAATTGAAAGCGACGCGAAGATTCTTGGATGAGCAAGCGAGCGAAAGAGAAGTGGAACGAGACGAAGCAGCAAAGCAGATACATCTTTTGCAAGAACAACTGAAGGAGCGTGAACGCGAAAAGGGAAGAGATCTGCGAATCACCTCAGAG GTGGAGGCTCTCGAGTCTCAGATGAGGGAAATGTCGTCGCTCATGTCCGACACGGAAGCCAAGAAGGTTGAGACGGAGAGCGAACTGAAAGCAGCTATCGACAAGATCTGGGTGCTGCGAGACATTATTACCGATTTGGAGCAACAGTTGGAAGTCAAGTCGGAGAAGGAAGAGTCTTTGCAGCTTCAAATCGGGCAATTGGAAACGGTGATCGCTGCTCAAACCAAGAACCAGCAAGAACTAGTTCAGGAGCTGGATGCGATTAAAATGGGTATCGAAAGTAAACAGCTAAACGAGCACATCAATCATTTGCAG GAGGAGTTGAGAAAACACAAACTGAGCTCCGAACAGTTTACCGTTAATTCGACTGCTCTGAAACAAATGAAGTCGGAGCTTCGCGAGATGCAAGTTCAATTGGACAAGAGGATCAAAGAATTGGAATCGGTGCACATGTGCAGCTCTAATTTGAGTCTGAGTCAGCCTAGCGAGGACGTGTCGATCAGGGAGCAAATCGACGCGACACGGTGTCCTACTCCGGACGATCCTACTTCACCGCCAATGTTGCCATTGGATCAATTGCTCAAGGTCAAGGAGAAGATGATTAAACACGCGAGAGCGGAGGAGGTCGCGTTCAAGAGGATCAAAGATTTGGAGATGCAAGTGGTCGCTCTGAAGAACCAGAACGAAGAGTTGCAGGCGGAGCAGGAGATCTTGCAACAAACCACCTCCGAGCAATTATACCAGATCGAGGCGATGCGTGGCCGTCTGGAGCAGCACAAGCAGAACGCGCCATTCGCGCAGAGGCAAGCGACGTCGCGGCTCGAGTTGCAGCTTCACGAAGCCAACACCAAATTTCAGTCGTTGGAATGCGTCATAGCGGAGAAAGACTTGGAACTGAGGGACGCTCAAAGTCAATTGGACAGGGTGAACCAACTGTTGCAAGAGAAGGAAGCGGAAATCGCGAATGTCGTCCAGGTGGAGAGAACCGCCATCCAGAAGCTGAGAGAACACTTGGAGATCGTCGAGGAGGAGAATAGAATTTTACAGGCCAAAGTCGGCGTTCAGGAACATTCTCAGCTGGAATTGCCGCGGCTGATCGACAGTATGCTGGCCGATAAAAACGAGGAGATCGATCACCTGAAGGATCAATTATCGAAAAAAGAAAAGCAACTGGAACTGTATTGTTCGTTGAATCTGGATGAAACGCAACTGAAAGAACTGATTCGGCAAACGGAACCCAAGAATAGTGCTCGTACCTTGAGCGACATTCTGTCGATTCATTCGGAATGCGAGGAAACGACCGAGGCCGTACGGGCTGCCAGTTCCACTCAAATGCTGCCAAACATATCTACCTTGAAAATTCCCGCGGCATTCGCATCGGTTAAAATCGTGGATGACTCGGCGGCGGTGCCATTGGACATCtccacgaccaccaccggcaccggcaccgccaccgccaccgtCAACAGCAACAGTACCGATAAGATTGGATTACGCGTGCCACCGTTGGACCTAGGCTCTCGTTCTCATAGTTTGTCGGCCATGTCGAATCAACAGTCTTCGGAGATGGACTTGTTGCAGCACGGTGAACTGAACTCGAGGACCACCTCGGAGGAGAACGACACGACGACGGACGAGAAAGAGGACGGACGAGAATCGTCGGTAAAGGAGTCCGGTAAAGTCGACGAGTCGCTCGTTCCCTCGGCGTGCGTCGTTTCCGTGAAGCACGCTCAAACCTCCATCAACGAGTCCATcaaggaaattgaaaaattggagaATCAACTGGAAGCCGTGCGAGAGGAGTTGCGAACGAAATCAGAGATTTTGGAGAAGCGCGAGACAGACTTGCTGTCTCTGCAGAAGTTGTACAACGAGCTGCAAACGGAATTGAAAGAAGTCGTGGAGACGCTCTCCAGGGACAAGTGTTTTTACCAGAATCAGTACGAATTGTCGTCGGCGTCCGAAAATAAAATCAAAAAGGACCTTCTAGAAGTGGAGAACGTTTTGAAACTGAGAACTGCGGAAATTCAGGAACAGAAAAGCAAGATGCAGATCAACGAGAAGATCATCACGGAGTTGAACTCGGAGAACAACAAGCTGAGGGTGGATATGAAGGAGAAGGAGCAAGAACACGCGCACGAGCTGGAGAGGATGAGGAACGCGACTCTCGAGAAGGACAAACGATTGCACGAATTTAACGCGAAGAACGAGTTGCTCAAGCAGGAAATCGTCGAGTGTCAACACGAGATTCAGAGGCTGACGGAAGGTCTGAACAACAGAGATCAGACCATCAGACGGCTGGAGGAAATGGTCAGACGTATTAGCTTTTCGGGCGCGTCCTCGCCTTCGAACGAAAAGGACGAGGAGATTCATCATCTGCAGGAATATCTGAAAGAGAAGGACAAAGTGATACGGCAAATGAACGATGACAGCAAGAGCTTGCATAGAGCGTTGGAgaccatacaaaataaaatgaagGAGTCCGGTAACGTGGTCGAGCTCCGGAGGAAACTGAAAGAAGAACAGAAACTGAACGTTGAGTTGAGGAACGAGATAGACAAACTGAGCAAGGAATTGTCGGATTTAAAATTGGCTGCGC AGCGTTCGCAGGACGACACCGACATCGAGGATATGGTGCAAAGGGAGCTGAATTTATCGGCGCATCTGGACAGGCGACTGATGAATGCCATTGAAAGCGACCAGGAGGACGGCGTGTGCAGAGTGGAGAACCAACTTCAAACCAGAGAACATCCGGAGGCGGTTGAAAGGAGCAGcgaattaaaattacaattgagcCAAGCGAATAGAATCTGCGACGAATTGAAAAAGCTGAAAGACGACTTGGAGATCGAAAAGGGAATGCTCAAGTGTCAGATCGCCGAGTACGAAGGTCGGATCTTCCAGCTGAAGTCGGACCTGGAGGAAGAATGCAAGAAGGTCGCGAAGCTCAACGAGGAACTGTTTTCCGAGAAGAACTTGATTCGTAACTTGAAGATCCAAATCGAGAAAGAACATAGATCGATGGAATCCGGCCACGTGCAAGACTCGGAGCTGATCGAGTACCTTCAGAACAAGCTGAAGACCTCTCTGGACAACGAGAGGAAGTTACGCAACGATCTATCAATGTTGCGGCAGGAGCACAAAAGCATAGAGATACAGCTGAGTTTGATGAAGGAGCACGTACAGTCCCAGAAGTCAACGGACGAGTTGCCAAAGCTGGCAGACCTTTTGGAAACCGAGAGGAAAAAGTATTTGTCGATGACGGAAAGCTTCGAAAAGGAGGAGCGTAATAACGCGGAACTAAAGGACACTCTGAGGAAGTTGCAAACGGAGAAGAATCGGTTCGAGATGCAGCTCGAGATGGAAGTCGAGGAGAAGGAGAAACTGATAAGCAACCTTGTCCTGGTCGATGGGATCAAGGAGCATCTTCAAACAGATCTTAGCCGCACCAAAGAGGAGATGAAAGCGCGAGAGGAGGAGTGCGAATGGCTCCAAAAGAGGATCAAAACTATGTCCGATGCGGAATCCAGAAGGCAAGAGCAGAGGACCAGCGAACACAACCAGCTCAAGGAATTGAGACGGGAAATTATCAACACAAGAGAAGTCATG GTGGACTTGGAAGCTGATATGAAACAGTCCAAGAGGGAATTGACAGAATCGCTTGACCGCGAGTTGAAACTGGCGGAAGAGGTGGAGACTCTGAGGGAGACAAAAACCAATCTGCTGAAGAAATTGTTCGCTGTCCAAGACGAAGAGAAGAAGTTGCGGGACACGATCGCAGAGTTGCAACAGGAATTGAGATCGCCCGCGGAAAGGGAATTGGAGTTTACCAAGGAATCGAAGAGCCGATACGCTGGCGATAAGAACACGTCTACCAAGCTGTTTCAAAAGATCAAG GATCTCAGCGATAGCAACACAAAGTATCTGAACGAGAAAAGTATGCTTCAAGAGAAGCTTGTGAAAGCGCTGGAAGATAAGGAGCAACTCGGTCAACGAGTCAAATTGCTCGAATCACGCGTCAGAAGAGGTACCGAATCTCACGATGCGAACCTGGCGATTAGTGGAGATTACACGGACaag TTGATGCACTTTTATGGGAAATATATGAGAGCCCATTCTAGACGCAAGGCTCTAACTTTCCAGAAGCGTTACTTGTTGAGCGTGATAGGTAGTTATCAGATTTCGGAGGAGAACACGTTATCTATACTCGCGCAATTGACCAGCGAGCAACGGTCGTACACTACCGTAGGCCGGCACAAAAAGTCGCCGAAAGTGCGTTTCAAGAGTGCGGTTGTAGTTCTCATCAGTATCCACAGAATGAAGTGGCTGATCGTCAGATCGAGCGCCGGCAGAAGGATAGGAGTGAAGCCGTTGCTGTGGAACGTGGATCAGTCGTATGTACCGGTGCCTAAAATTGCCATGAACCATTCGCCTCCTGTTCGAGACAGCCACCCCGTAAA CGATGATGCTAATTTCGACGGATACGCGCTTGAACATTATCAGCGGTTAAGGAATATTCAACAGACATTAGGTTTAGCGATGGCCGAATCTGGAAATCGTCAGATACAGCCCGAATAG